A portion of the Candidatus Zixiibacteriota bacterium genome contains these proteins:
- a CDS encoding ATP-binding protein, whose translation MKQFFKFSYQTEIRLSILLFILFFLLINFEIVYLLNLSKKGWNEESQQNLKGGAYSSSQLWQNDPGNHKTIAKIKSLLSLWGLKRVDILNQHGDLLFSSDDRADMGGLQPADSSLNLFKNKLTSDKSFFSEIYPGPQKRFYQSYFYSFTDYKSQATRFCRVEKEVTRLEWMERISRNEGWVRGLGILGVVFMALLLLRNIFSPYQRMKRKAEEEKIFSPSGKKEDIESVVEVFQKVITELKEKERKLQELYVQTDNKARNLERYNEYILRSINNGVIICDNQGKISGFNQSAQKLLGPDFDLNYNQHYKQALAKNHALCNMLEGLVIKKNLSAETEIEIEGKRQPTGFLLANGGLLRDENENIIGLVLVLTDLTELKKIQQKIVQQQKMASIGEISAGLAHELRNSMGALLGYCKMLKKGIREGSAAYPVVESIMAESLTLENLLKRFLDFAKPLEVKWVKFDLLELIRDCIKIAQEKKPEVKYSLKVEGEIPLLPGDPLLLRQAFQNLILNSIEAVSDDGEIKISLKKSNAEREPIIELIIQDNGCGIPEGNLDQIFKPFFTSKEKGIGLGLSLVKKIIDLHKGKIEVESEPGKGTIFSIFLSLTEPEIKPESAKVSNLKTAEVSI comes from the coding sequence ATGAAACAATTTTTCAAGTTCAGCTACCAGACCGAGATCAGACTCTCTATCTTGCTTTTCATCCTTTTTTTTCTTCTGATCAATTTTGAGATCGTTTATCTATTGAATCTTTCCAAAAAAGGCTGGAACGAAGAATCTCAACAAAATCTTAAGGGAGGAGCCTACTCCAGCAGTCAACTCTGGCAGAATGATCCTGGCAACCACAAAACCATTGCAAAAATCAAAAGCTTACTCTCTCTCTGGGGGCTTAAAAGGGTTGATATTTTAAATCAGCATGGAGATCTTCTCTTTTCCTCAGATGATAGGGCAGATATGGGAGGGCTTCAGCCTGCTGATTCTTCGCTTAATCTTTTCAAGAACAAGCTTACTTCGGACAAAAGCTTTTTCTCCGAGATATATCCGGGTCCCCAAAAAAGATTTTACCAGAGCTATTTTTACTCCTTTACAGATTATAAATCTCAGGCAACTCGTTTCTGCAGGGTTGAAAAAGAAGTTACCAGACTGGAATGGATGGAGCGTATTTCCAGGAATGAAGGCTGGGTCAGAGGATTAGGAATTTTAGGAGTGGTATTTATGGCTTTACTCCTTTTGCGAAATATCTTCTCCCCTTATCAGCGGATGAAAAGAAAAGCAGAAGAGGAGAAAATCTTCTCTCCCTCAGGCAAAAAGGAAGATATCGAGTCAGTGGTTGAAGTTTTCCAGAAGGTTATAACGGAGCTAAAGGAAAAGGAAAGGAAACTGCAGGAGCTTTATGTTCAGACTGACAATAAAGCCAGAAATCTAGAGAGATACAATGAATATATACTCAGGAGCATAAATAACGGAGTGATAATCTGTGATAACCAGGGAAAGATAAGCGGATTTAACCAGTCAGCCCAAAAACTCTTAGGACCGGATTTCGATCTGAATTACAACCAGCATTACAAACAGGCCTTAGCTAAGAATCACGCTCTCTGCAATATGTTAGAGGGATTGGTGATTAAGAAAAACCTATCGGCTGAAACGGAGATAGAGATAGAAGGGAAAAGGCAGCCAACCGGGTTTTTACTTGCCAACGGTGGACTTTTGCGGGACGAAAATGAAAACATCATTGGGCTGGTACTGGTTTTGACTGACCTGACTGAACTCAAGAAGATCCAGCAGAAGATAGTCCAGCAGCAGAAGATGGCTTCAATCGGCGAGATCTCAGCCGGCCTGGCACATGAGTTGAGAAACTCAATGGGCGCGCTTCTGGGATACTGTAAAATGTTAAAAAAAGGTATCCGGGAGGGAAGTGCCGCCTACCCTGTGGTGGAAAGCATAATGGCAGAATCTTTGACTCTGGAAAATCTGCTTAAGAGATTTTTAGACTTTGCCAAGCCGTTGGAGGTGAAATGGGTTAAATTCGACCTGCTGGAGTTAATACGGGATTGTATTAAAATAGCTCAGGAGAAGAAGCCTGAGGTTAAATATTCTTTAAAAGTCGAAGGGGAAATACCCCTGCTGCCCGGCGATCCGCTCCTGTTAAGACAGGCTTTTCAAAACTTAATCCTGAATTCAATTGAGGCGGTTTCGGATGATGGAGAGATTAAAATAAGCCTCAAGAAATCAAATGCTGAGAGGGAACCAATAATTGAATTGATCATCCAAGACAATGGCTGCGGAATCCCCGAAGGTAACCTGGATCAGATCTTTAAACCTTTCTTCACCTCAAAGGAAAAGGGAATAGGTCTGGGACTGAGTCTGGTGAAGAAAATAATCGACTTACATAAAGGCAAGATCGAGGTTGAAAGTGAACCCGGAAAAGGAACGATTTTCTCTATTTTTCTTTCCTTAACTGAACCAGAGATAAAACCTGAGTCTGCAAAAGTTTCAAATCTAAAAACCGCTGAAGTGAGTATTTAA
- a CDS encoding exonuclease SbcCD subunit D: protein MRLVHISDTHLGAGGLSRKVSTSGINQREEDICDAFIRAIDQIIQIKPDIVIHSGDLFHSVRPTNRIINIAIRQLLRLTAVNVPVIIISGNHDTPKQRGVGSIFSFFEIFPGFSLVYQDRYEMIRIKDLALHAIPHCLSATTFQSELEKVEIDMEARFNVLTLHGVVSGIKEFSMGELSELEVPSSLFKKGFDYVALGHYHRYTKVEENVFYAGSTERISMAELGQEKGFVEVNLFSKETKFHSVPTRSMIELPQIYAEGKNQDEVLQEVEDLIQANDIKDKIVRLKVTQIPAHVYNSLNFRRLSELKAEALYFDLRFKKKEEKEKDFTAKTSIGKLAEEFSQYLKDYVIEDMKKEKLQELGLRYLSEKREEDE, encoded by the coding sequence ATGAGATTGGTTCACATTTCAGATACTCATCTGGGAGCAGGGGGGTTAAGCAGAAAGGTCTCGACTTCTGGAATAAACCAGAGAGAAGAGGATATCTGCGATGCTTTCATCCGGGCTATAGACCAGATAATACAAATAAAGCCAGATATAGTAATCCATTCTGGTGACCTTTTTCACTCTGTCAGACCTACGAATCGGATAATAAATATTGCCATCAGGCAGCTTTTGCGGCTGACTGCCGTTAACGTTCCGGTAATTATCATCTCCGGGAATCATGATACTCCCAAGCAGAGAGGCGTGGGCTCGATCTTCTCTTTTTTTGAGATTTTCCCCGGATTTTCTCTGGTTTACCAGGATAGATATGAGATGATCAGGATAAAAGATTTAGCACTGCATGCGATTCCTCATTGTCTTTCAGCGACTACTTTTCAATCCGAGCTGGAAAAAGTGGAAATCGATATGGAAGCACGCTTCAATGTTTTGACCTTGCACGGCGTGGTCTCAGGCATAAAGGAATTCTCTATGGGGGAGCTTTCAGAATTAGAGGTTCCTTCGTCCCTCTTTAAAAAAGGGTTTGATTATGTAGCCCTGGGTCATTACCATCGTTATACCAAGGTTGAAGAGAATGTTTTTTATGCCGGCTCAACTGAAAGGATTTCTATGGCTGAATTAGGGCAGGAAAAGGGGTTCGTTGAAGTCAACCTCTTCTCAAAAGAGACAAAATTCCATTCTGTTCCTACCCGTTCAATGATTGAGCTGCCTCAGATATATGCAGAAGGCAAGAATCAGGATGAGGTACTGCAAGAGGTAGAGGACCTGATTCAGGCAAATGATATCAAGGATAAGATAGTTCGGCTGAAGGTAACTCAAATTCCGGCTCACGTATACAACTCTTTAAACTTCAGGAGACTATCTGAGCTTAAGGCTGAGGCGCTTTACTTTGACTTAAGATTTAAGAAAAAAGAAGAAAAAGAAAAGGATTTTACAGCCAAAACCAGCATTGGAAAGTTAGCTGAAGAGTTCAGTCAATACCTAAAAGATTATGTTATAGAAGATATGAAAAAAG